Genomic window (Kangiella profundi):
TTGAGGCGCAATACCTGACCACCATGAATGCTAAAAAAGTGGATACGGTTTATTTTCAGGAGCTTTTTTCTGGCGTGCTGACCAACCTTGATGAAATTGATGCGGCCCTTGCTCCTGCATTGGAAAGAGACATCGATGATATCGATCCGATTGAGCGTGCGATTATTCGCTTATCAGCGTTCGAATTAAAAAAGCGCATTGATGTACCCAAGAAAGTTGTCATCAATGAAGGTATTGAGCTGGCCAAAACCTTTGGCGCTACTGATGGGCATAAATTCGTTAATGGTGTGCTTGATAAGATCAGCAAAGATTTACGCCCCCACGAATAATTAACTGACAAATTCATATCATGAAAGAGTTTGAACTGATCAAGGAGTATTTCAGTTTTAGCCAATCTCATTCAGACACAGTGATCGAAGGAGTAGGTGATGACTGTGCTGTGCTTGCCGTGCCTGATAATCGCCAACTAGTCACTTCAGTTGATACCCTGGTGGATGGCGTTCATTTTTTTTCAGATATTGATCCTGCCGATATTGCCTATAAATCACTAGCCGTTAATGTCAGTGATTTGGCCGCAATGGGTGCTAAGCCACTAGGCTTTACCTTGGCCATTTCCTTACCAAAAGCTGATACAAAGTGGCTGGAAATTTTTAGTCGTGGTTTAAAGCAGGCTAGCGAAGCCTTTGATATTCCGCTAATTGGTGGTGATACCACTCAGGGCCCATTGACGATTACGGTTAATGTACTTGGAACAGTTAAAACAGACAAAGCCCTGTTACGAAAAGCTGCTCAACAAGACGACGATATCTGGGTCACCGGTTATCTGGGCGATGCGGCAGCTGCTTTAAAGCTGCATGACAAAGCACAGACTCAAGCACTCTCTGAATCAGAAGGCTATTTATGGGAGCGTCTGTTGCGCCCAACTCCCCCTATTAGATTTGCCAAAAAGTTAGCCAAACTGGCACACGCCGCCATTGATATCTCAGATGGCCTGTCAGCCGATCTGGGGCATATTCTTGAGCAGAGCCATTGTTCGGCAAAAATTAAAGTATCATCGTTACCACTCTCAGAGCAGTTGATTGATTGTGTTGGCCTGGAAATGGCTCGTGACTATGCGCTCAATGGTGGCGACGATTATGAATTATGCTTTACCGCCAAATCCAGCATGCGCAACAAAATTCTGAATCTCGCTGAAGACTTTAAGGTCAACGTGCATCGTATTGGCACTATTGAGACTGGGGATAAAGGCAATCTCCAGTTAGTGCTAGATGGTAAACCCTATCAGCCGAAACGTCAGGGCTGGCAACATTTTTCTAATTAAATTATCTAAGTGATTCAAACATGTCATTAAGCCAAACCGTATTTAAGAACCCTATTCACTTTCTTGCCTTTGGTTTTGGCTCAGGATTGCTACCCAAAGCACCCGGTACCTGGGGAACCCTGGTTGCCGTTCCACTTTGGTATGGATTATCCATGTTAAGTTTGCCCTGGTATATCGCAGCAACGGTATTGCTTAGCGTGCTCGGCATAGGTATTTGCCATTACAGCGCCAAGAAGCTTGGTGTTCATGATCACCCCGGTATCGTCTGGGATGAATTTTGCGGCTACTTCGTTACCATGATTGCTACACCAACAGGCTGGGTCTGGCCTATCATTGGCTTCATCCTGTTCCGTATCTTCGACATCATCAAACCCTGGCCAATCAAGTGGCTCGATAAAAAAGTGCATGGTGGCTTCGGAATCATGATTGACGATTTGCTGGCGGGTGTATTTGCCTGGATGGTTTTGCAGGTGTTAGCGTTAATTCTATTGTGATAATGGGTTGAGGTAGCTGTAGGGTGTGTAGTGACGCAGATCTTGCCCTTTGGGTACCGTACGCAATAGACAAAGAACCTACAAACTTTTAATAATATCGTCCGCAGTCAACCCAATTCTTTTAAACAATTCTTTAGTGTCGCCATGCTCTACGAATCTATCGGGGATGCCTAAGTTTTTAACCTTGATGCTAATCCCATTGTTGAGTAGGAATTCGTTGATAGCAGAGCCTGCGCCGCCCATGATGGCGTTTTCTTCGATGGTAATGAATTGTTCGTGTGTTTCGGCTAACTGTCGGATTAGCTCTTCATCGAGTGGTTTTACGAAGCGCATATCGGCAACAGTTGCGTGGATTTGTTCAGCAGCTTCCATGGCAGTTTGAACCATTGAACCAAAGGCAAGGATAGCAACTTTTTCACCACGACGCTTAATGCTGCCTTTACCGATTGGGAATGGGGTGAAAGTTTGCTCAGGCTCTAAGCCGCTACCCATACCGCGTGGATAACGTACGGCTGCAGGGCCTTCATACAAATAGCCTGTATATAAGCATTGACGACACTCGTTTTCATCACTTGGCGTCATGATAACCATGTTTGGAACACAGCGTAGGTAGCTTAGATCAAAGGCACCATTGTGTGTTGCTCCATCGCCTCCTACTAAACCACCGCGATCAATGGCGAATAACACATCAAGATTTTGTAGCGCAACGTCGTGGATGAGTTGATCGTAACCGCGTTGTAAGAAGGTCGAGTAGATAGCGCACACTGGTTTTAAACCTTCGCATGCTAAGCCCGCTGATACAGTTACCGCGTGCTGCTCGGCTATACCTACATCATAATAACGCTCGGGGAATTCGCGCGAGAAACGAATCAGGTCAGAACCTTCTCGCATAGCAGGTGTGATGCCCACAACGCGCTCATCTTTGGCGGCAATATCACATAGAAAATCACCGAAAATGTTGGAATAGGTTTTAGGTTTTTTACCCTTAGGCAAGCTAGTATCTTTAGGATCAAAAATTGGTACGCCGTGGTAGGCAATCGGATCATTTTCTGCTGGCTCGTAACCTTTGCCTTTGCGAGTAACAATGTGCAGGAACTGAGGACCTTTCAGTTCTTTAATGTTATTCAGGGTATTCAATAAAGTTGGCAAATCATGGCCATCAATCGGGCCGTTATAATTAAAGCCTAACTCTTCGAATAAGGTGCCCGGAAGAACCATTCCCTTCATGTGCTCTTCAGCGCGACTGACAAAATCTGATAGTGGCTTGATGTTGTGCAGCGCTTTTTTGCCGGTTTCGCGAACGCGCTGATAAAAGCGGCCTGCCAGCAATTTAGCTAAATACTTGTTTAAGCCACCAACGTTTTCTGAAATTGACATCTCGTTGTCATTCAGAATAACCAGAATGTTGGCATCGGTATCAGCAGCATGGTTCATGGCTTCAAAAGCCATGCCGCCCGTTAAAGCGCCATCACCAATAACCGCTACACAGTGGCGATCTTCGCCCTGTTGTTTTGCCGCCAAAGCCATACCTAATGCCGCACTGATTGAGGTGCTGGAATGACCTACGGCGAAGGTATCGTATTCGGATTCGGAGCGAACCGGGAACGGGTGTAGGCCGTCAGTTTGTCGAATGGTCTGCAGTTGATCTCTGCGCCCGGTCAGAACTTTATGAGGATAGGCCTGATGGCCCACATCCCAGACAATGCGATCATCCGGGGTGTTAAACATATAGTGCAAGGCAACAGTGAGCTCAACCGTGCCTAAACCTGCCGCAAAATGACCACCACACTGACTGATGGTATCTATGAGGTACTGACGTAGCTCGTCGGCAACTTCATTCAGTTGCGACTTTTCCAACTGCCTGAGGTCAACAGGCGAGTCAATGTGCATTAATAATGGGTATTTTTCAGAACTCATAGGGTTTTGCGGCAATTAAGCTTTACGATTGACTATATAATTCGCCAACTCGGCGAGGGACTCGGTATTGTACGGCAACTTAGCCAGTGCTTGTAGGGATAAATCCAATAAATCCTGTAATTTTTGCTTAGAACCATCAAGGCCCAGCAAGGCGGGATAAGTGTTTTTATCCTTGGCCAGATCAGAGCCCTGCGGCTTACCAAGTGTGGTGGTGTCTGACTCGATATCCAGAATGTCGTCTTTGACCTGGAAAGCAAGTCCAATGGCGTCTGCATACAGCTCCAGAGCACCCTGTTCCTGCTGGTTAAGCTTACCAGCACATAAGGCGCCCAAAAGTACACTGGCTTTGATCAAGGCACCGGTTTTCATGCGGTGCATTTGTTCAAGTGTTGCCAAGTCTATCATTTTTGATGTCGATTCCAGGTCAATGGCCTGACCGCCGCCCATACCAAGAGAGCCACTGGCCTGCGCAAGCAGCTGGATCATTTGAAGTTGTTGGGGCTGGGCTTTTGCGGAAAACGGATGGCTTGCCAGTTCTTCAAAAGCCTGTGTATGCAGCGCATCGCCAGCCAGAATCGCTGTTGCTTCATCAAATTTAATGTGGCAGGTAGGTTTGCCGCGGCGTAAATCATCATCATCCATCGCTGGCAGGTCGTCATGAACCAGTGAGTAGCAATGAATCAATTCTACGGCCAATGCCGGGCTGTCCAGATCGGAAAGTTCGGCCCCTAGCGCCTGACCGGTTATATAAACCAGGGTCGGACGGATGCGTTTGCCACCATTAAGCGCACCGTAGCGCATGGCCTGATGTAAGTTTTGTGGGCTAGTGTCGTCACTGGGCAGGCTCTTAGTTAATAGCTTGCTGATCCGGTCCTGCCAGTGTTCTAGTTGCTGCTGAATCGTCATGAAGGGTAGAGCTTATGGTTCGTCGACTTCGAAGGCCTGTTCTTGATTATCCATCAGTACAGTAACTTTCTGCTCGGCATCAGCGAGTAGCTGTTGGCACTGACGGGACAATTTAACCCCTTTTTCAAACACTTTTAGGGCTTCATCCAGTGGCAGTTCGCCACTTTCAAGCTGCTCAACAATAGTTTCCAGCTCCTGGAGCTGACTCTCAAAATTGACATTAGCGGCTTTTTTGGTGGACGCTTTCTTTTCTGGCATAGCAAGTGATCGAAGTTTGGATGTGTTAATTCGGCTTATTGTCCTATATTGGTCTTGAAAAGAAAAGGATGCTGCAAAGGAATGCATGAGACCTTGTTGGTTGGCAAAGCTGTCCAAGCTAACGAAATTACGCGAAAAAGTTGAAGCATCTAGGGTTCAATTGTCGCATTAGCTTGTAAATATCGCTAAAATCCCCACCTATCCTAGACATTTACTAAATTTGCGCATTCTTGCGCCTAATGGCAGATTCATGAGTTCAGCAACTGATAAAACTACCGATAATGTTACGAACAGTGGAGAAAAAGTGACTCCGACAAACTTCATTCGTAACAAGATTAACGAAGATATCGCCAACAATAAAAACGACGGACGTGTTCATACCCGTTTCCCGCCTGAGCCTAATGGTTACTTGCATGTTGGTCATGCAAAGTCCATTTGTTTGAATTTTGGCATTGCTCGTGATTATGACGCGCCCTGTAATTTGCGTTTTGATGATACCAACCCCGAAAAAGAAAGCGAAGAGTTTGCCAAGGCAATTCAGGAAGATGTGCGCTGGCTGGGCTTTGAGTGGGAAGGTGATGTGCGCCATGCTTCGGATTATTTTGACCAGCTGTATGCTTTTGCTGAAGAGTTGATTCGTAATGGTAAAGCTTATGTTGATGAGCAGCCCGCAGAGAAGATCGCCGAAAACCGTGGCAACTTCCAAACTCCAGGCAAAGAAAGCCCTTATCGCGACCGTCCAGCTGAAGAGAGTTTGGATAAATTTCATCGCATGAAAGCGGGTGAGTTTGCAGATGGACAAATGGTATTGCGTGCAAAAATCGATATGTCACATCCGAACATGCTGATGCGTGATCCTGTGCTCTATCGAATTAAGCGATTCCATCATATTCGCACCGGCGATAAGTGGTGCATTTATCCGATGTATGATTTTACCCACTGTATTTCTGATGCGTTGGAAGGTATTACTCATTCCCTGTGTACGCTTGAGTTTGAAGTGAACCGCCCATTGTATGACTGGGTATTGGATAACATCACGATTGATTGTCATCCACAGCAAATCGAGTTCTCACGACTTAATCTGGCCTACACCATTACTTCGAAGCGCAAATTAACTCAGTTAGTGACTGAAAAGCGTGTAGATGGCTGGGACGATCCACGTATGCCAACTATTTCAGGTATGCGTCGTCGTGGTTACACGCCTGCTTCGATCCGTAATTTCTGCGATGCGATTGGGATCAGTAAAGTTAATAGTGTCACTGACATGACTTTACTGGAAGATAATGTGCGCGATGATTTGGATAAGACCACCAAACGCCGTATGGCAGTGCTTGATCCAATCAAGGTTATCATCACCAACTACCCAGAAGACAAAGAAGAGATTCTAACGGGAAACAATCATCCAAAGTTTGAAGAAATGGGCACCCGTGAGCTACCTTTCAGTCGAGAAGTTTACATTGACCGTTCTGACTATCGCGAGTCTGCTAACAAAAAGTACAAGCGTCTGGTTAAGGACGGTGAAGTTCGCCTACGTAATGCCTATGTGATTAAAGCCAATGAAGCGATTCTTGATGAGAATGGTGAGGTTAAGGAACTTCATTGTACTTATGACCCTGATACCCTGGGTAAAAACCCGGAAGGTCGTAAAGTTCGCGGTGTGATTCATTGGGTTTCTGCGAAGCATGCGAAAAAAGCAACAATTCGTTTGTATGATCGATTGTTCAATGTGCCAAACCCTGGCGCTATGGATAACTTCCTTGAAGCATTGAATCCAGAGTCTCTTGAAGTGATTACTGCTATGGTTGAGCCAAGTCTGGCGCAGGCTAATCCAGAAGATCGTTTCCAGTTTGAACGTGAAGGTTACTTCACTGCGGATCGTTATGAGTTCTCAGCAGATAATCTGGTCTTTAATCGAACAGTAACCTTGCGCGATTCCTGGTCGGATAAAGAAGCTAACTCTTAATTCCTTACAAATAGACACTTACAGTGCACAAAATAAAAAGGCCAATCTTGCGATTGGCCTTAACTCTTTTAGGGGGACTAGTTCTGAGGGTTCTGAAGTCTGAGAGCTAGGTCTAAAAGCTTATCTAAAAAAGTAACATTTCCATGAACTAACAATGACAACTTATCTGTTAGTTTTGTCACTCATATTTCAAAAAAGTTCAAAGTTTTTGCCAAAAGATCCATGGAACTATCATAAATAACTGTTAATCTAATGATAACCGTTTGATTTCTACAGGATTTAGTGATGAAAACCTTATTTAAATGGAGCCTCAGACTAATTATTGCCATCGTCGCACTGTTCATAGTAGCGGCCGTTGCCTTGATTATTTTCTTTAATAGCGACCAACTAAAAACAACTCTCACCAAGCAAGTGAAAGAAAAAACCGGTGCAGAACTGGTAATTGAACAAGATTTAAGCTTGTCATTTTTCCCGTGGCTGGCGATAGAAACCGGTGGTATCGCTTTAAGCCAACCCCCTGGTTTTACTCAGGATAAATCTGCTCTGGAAATTGGTGCTGTTTCGGCTAGCATCAAATTGTTGCCGCTCATAAGTGGTGATATTGAAGTGGGTGCCGTATCGCTAACCGACGCTACTTTAAATATAACCCAGGGGCCACAGGGTAAATCGAACCTGCAGGCTTTTACTGAAGCGCTGCAGAAAAAAGGTGAAGCAGATACAGCCCAAGATCCCTCTACGACTAAAGAAGCTTTAGAGCTGAGCTTGCAGAAGCTGGAGCTGACAAATTTTACTGTTAATCAGTTTGATTCTAATAACAAGTTGGGCCAAAGCATTACTTTGGAGCAGTTGGTTATAGAAGATTTCCATCCGGGTGAATTCAGACCTGTTAGCGCTAGCGGTAAAATAGCCGGGGAAGTTAATCAACCGGTTATGAAGTGGTCTCTGGCTGGTGACCTAAAAGTAAGTCAGGACTTTAAACAGATTGATTTACAAAAGATGGACGCCAGTGTCGATAATGTTTCTTCTTCCATACAGTCAATCGGTTTAACGGGTGTGCTTTCCATAGCTCAGGGTGAATCAACTTTGATTGAGCATAAAGGTACTGTGGCTCTGGATGGTCAGAAAATACAATTAAATGCTTCTGCTGGGTTAGGTAAGGTTAACGATATTAAAGTCAGTTTGTCCGCTGACAGCCTGACTCTCGATCAGTTTATGGCTACCAGTAGCAAGAAGGAGATAGAGGCTAAACCTGCCGCTGATTTGTCTCCCATCGCTGATTTCTTGAAGCAGTCCCGCATTCAAGGCGACCTGGCTATCGGTAGCCTGAACCTGAAAAACAGCAAATTTACTGATGTTACTGCCAAGCTGTTCAATAAAGGTGCAACCTTACATCTTGACCCCTTCAAGGCAAAAGCTTTCCAGGGAGATCTGGCAACCACTGCCAGTGTCGATTTTGCCAGCAAACCGTTGGCACTGGCTGTACAGCCTGATCTGAATAATATTCAAATTGGTGACCTGCTTGCTGCTTTCTTTGATTTCGAGCGCCTATCCGGTTTGGGAGCACTTGATCTTGATATGAAAACCAAAGGTTCAGATGCTAAACAGATGCTGCAAAACCTTAATGGTACTGGACATATCAATTTATCCGATGGTGCCTTAATGGGCATTGATATAGAAAAGCTGATTGCTTCTGGCTTGAGTCTGCAGAGCCTTAATAAAGAAACATACAGTGGTAAGACGGTATTTGCAGGAATGAAAGGGGATCTGAAAGCTAATAATGGTGTTATTGATCTGTCTAACTTTGCGATAAATTCACCGGTATTTGATCTGGTTGGTAAAGCTACAACGGATGCCAATAAAGAAAGTATCGGCGGTAATTTCCAATTAGTCTTAAAAGGTGCTTTAAAGGAACAGGTAGAAGCCAAGTATCCTAAGCTTGCTGGCAAAAAGCTACCTTTTGAATTAAAAGGAACCTGGGCTGAGCCAAAAGCTAATATTGATTATGAGGCAATTATCAAAGCGGAGTACCAGGGCAAAATAGATGAGAAGAAAGAGGAACTGGAAGATAAGGTGAAAGATGAGCTTGAGGATAAGCTTGGAGATTTTCTCAAAAAGAAAAAGAAGGATAACTAGTCATCAAAAAAAGCCCTCTTATGAGGGCTTTTTTCAAACATTCAATAAGAGACTAAACCCTTTGCCAGTTATTGGCATCCAATAGGTGTATTAACAAATAATGAGGGTTAACAATGAAGACATTAATATATACGAGTGCTTTAGTGGCTTTTTCGGTAATGGGGACCGTTTCCCATGCGGAAGAAACCAAGAGCTTTTCGCAAATTTACGACTTTAGTGCAACAGGCTCGGTTTCTGTGGAAAACATTAATGGCAGCATTGATGTTTCTGGTTGGGATAAAGATGAAATTGCTCTTGAGTACGTAATTACTGCTGATAATGAGAAAGACCTGGAGCGTATTGAGGTCGTCATTGATCATAGCGACAAAGATTTTGATGTCGAAGTCGACTTTAAAAGCAGAGGTATGTTCAGCTGGGGTAGTGGCTCCGGTGAAGTTGATTTTGTCTTAAGAGTACCAAACAAGGCAAAGTTGAACTCAATTGATTCAGTCAATGGTGCCATTACCATTAAGAATATGCGTAGTGACGTTCAGGCTGATGCCGTTAATGGCCAGATTACCATTGAAGGCTCTTCTGGTGATGTGTCTGCCGATACGGTTAATGGCCAAATAGTCATTAAGATGGACCGCTTAGGTTCTTCACAAAGAGTTAAGGCCGATAGCGTCAATGGTGACATTACGTTATACGCACCTGCCGATTCTTCTTTCAAACTATCTTCAGAAACTCTAAACGGCGACTTGAGCAATGAGTTTGGTATAGAAGTGGATGAAGGTGAGTATGTTGGAGCCGATATGAATGGTACATATAACGGTGGTGGTGCTAACTTGTCGTTTGACACGGTCAATGGTGACATCGAGCTTCGCAAGAATTAATCGGTAGGTTACAAAGAGTCGGACACCCCTTAGTCCTCACTTGAAGACTAACTTGGCGGATTCAATTAATGGATCCGCCTTTTTTATATTAGGCTTCGTGCTTGATAAGAAATAATGTATCGGCAGAAATTATTTCAACGCTTAAGTCCCATTGTGCCGCAAGCCACTCAAAGGTTCGCTCCGAATAAAAACAGACATGGGTAGGGTCGTTTTTATAGTGCCATCGACTGAATGCCTCTTTATCAACCCAGCGTTTGGTCATGATGCCAAGAATACCACCAGGTTTGAGCATATTAATTAACAAAGGAATAACTTCAGAAGGGTGGTGAAGATGTTCAAAGACTTCGGTGCTGGTAATAAAGTCATAAGAACGCTCCAGTAGATCAGGATGGTTAGCGTAAAAAGGATCATAGTTGTCCATTGAAAAGCCGGCTTCTGACATCATTATGGATATTGTCGGACCTGGACCACAGCCGAAATCAAGTCCCTTCGCTGTGGCTGAAAGCCGTCCTTTAAGAGGTTCTACCAAGCGACTTAGAAATTGACGGTAACCAATGTCTGCTGGAGAGTTTTGGTGTAAGTCATATTGCGACTTTTCCTGTTCAGGACTTAATAGTTGCTGTTTGGGAACAAACACCAGATCGCAGACCTGACACTGTAAGTAATCCCTTTGCTTATCCGTATGAAAGTGCAAAGTTTGATGGTTGAGACAAAGAGGGCAGGTCATTGGCAATCTTTTACGTTAAAATAGCGAAAACACGAAAAGTATCATTTTAATGGCATTAGTAGCACTACAACAAGTTGAAGTAAGTTATGGCGGTCCTGCCCTGCTCAACAAAGTCGATTTTACTATCGAACCAGGCGAAAGAGTCTGTCTTATTGGCCGTAATGGTGTCGGCAAATCAACTCTCTTGAAAGTCATCAACCGTGAAATTGTGCCGGATGATGGTGAAATTCGATTCAATCAAGGAATCAAGATCGCGAAGCTGACTCAGGAAGTACCATCAGGTACCAGTGGCAGTGTATTTGATGTAGTCGCCGAAGGGCTTGGTGAGGCTGGTGCATTAATCCGTGAATTCC
Coding sequences:
- the nusB gene encoding transcription antitermination factor NusB, which produces MSTTFKPAARRRAREYAIQAIYQWQMSSNPLNEIEAQYLTTMNAKKVDTVYFQELFSGVLTNLDEIDAALAPALERDIDDIDPIERAIIRLSAFELKKRIDVPKKVVINEGIELAKTFGATDGHKFVNGVLDKISKDLRPHE
- a CDS encoding phosphatidylglycerophosphatase A family protein gives rise to the protein MSLSQTVFKNPIHFLAFGFGSGLLPKAPGTWGTLVAVPLWYGLSMLSLPWYIAATVLLSVLGIGICHYSAKKLGVHDHPGIVWDEFCGYFVTMIATPTGWVWPIIGFILFRIFDIIKPWPIKWLDKKVHGGFGIMIDDLLAGVFAWMVLQVLALILL
- the thiL gene encoding thiamine-phosphate kinase codes for the protein MKEFELIKEYFSFSQSHSDTVIEGVGDDCAVLAVPDNRQLVTSVDTLVDGVHFFSDIDPADIAYKSLAVNVSDLAAMGAKPLGFTLAISLPKADTKWLEIFSRGLKQASEAFDIPLIGGDTTQGPLTITVNVLGTVKTDKALLRKAAQQDDDIWVTGYLGDAAAALKLHDKAQTQALSESEGYLWERLLRPTPPIRFAKKLAKLAHAAIDISDGLSADLGHILEQSHCSAKIKVSSLPLSEQLIDCVGLEMARDYALNGGDDYELCFTAKSSMRNKILNLAEDFKVNVHRIGTIETGDKGNLQLVLDGKPYQPKRQGWQHFSN
- the dxs gene encoding 1-deoxy-D-xylulose-5-phosphate synthase; amino-acid sequence: MSSEKYPLLMHIDSPVDLRQLEKSQLNEVADELRQYLIDTISQCGGHFAAGLGTVELTVALHYMFNTPDDRIVWDVGHQAYPHKVLTGRRDQLQTIRQTDGLHPFPVRSESEYDTFAVGHSSTSISAALGMALAAKQQGEDRHCVAVIGDGALTGGMAFEAMNHAADTDANILVILNDNEMSISENVGGLNKYLAKLLAGRFYQRVRETGKKALHNIKPLSDFVSRAEEHMKGMVLPGTLFEELGFNYNGPIDGHDLPTLLNTLNNIKELKGPQFLHIVTRKGKGYEPAENDPIAYHGVPIFDPKDTSLPKGKKPKTYSNIFGDFLCDIAAKDERVVGITPAMREGSDLIRFSREFPERYYDVGIAEQHAVTVSAGLACEGLKPVCAIYSTFLQRGYDQLIHDVALQNLDVLFAIDRGGLVGGDGATHNGAFDLSYLRCVPNMVIMTPSDENECRQCLYTGYLYEGPAAVRYPRGMGSGLEPEQTFTPFPIGKGSIKRRGEKVAILAFGSMVQTAMEAAEQIHATVADMRFVKPLDEELIRQLAETHEQFITIEENAIMGGAGSAINEFLLNNGISIKVKNLGIPDRFVEHGDTKELFKRIGLTADDIIKSL
- a CDS encoding AsmA family protein, with the translated sequence MKTLFKWSLRLIIAIVALFIVAAVALIIFFNSDQLKTTLTKQVKEKTGAELVIEQDLSLSFFPWLAIETGGIALSQPPGFTQDKSALEIGAVSASIKLLPLISGDIEVGAVSLTDATLNITQGPQGKSNLQAFTEALQKKGEADTAQDPSTTKEALELSLQKLELTNFTVNQFDSNNKLGQSITLEQLVIEDFHPGEFRPVSASGKIAGEVNQPVMKWSLAGDLKVSQDFKQIDLQKMDASVDNVSSSIQSIGLTGVLSIAQGESTLIEHKGTVALDGQKIQLNASAGLGKVNDIKVSLSADSLTLDQFMATSSKKEIEAKPAADLSPIADFLKQSRIQGDLAIGSLNLKNSKFTDVTAKLFNKGATLHLDPFKAKAFQGDLATTASVDFASKPLALAVQPDLNNIQIGDLLAAFFDFERLSGLGALDLDMKTKGSDAKQMLQNLNGTGHINLSDGALMGIDIEKLIASGLSLQSLNKETYSGKTVFAGMKGDLKANNGVIDLSNFAINSPVFDLVGKATTDANKESIGGNFQLVLKGALKEQVEAKYPKLAGKKLPFELKGTWAEPKANIDYEAIIKAEYQGKIDEKKEELEDKVKDELEDKLGDFLKKKKKDN
- a CDS encoding class I SAM-dependent methyltransferase; the encoded protein is MTCPLCLNHQTLHFHTDKQRDYLQCQVCDLVFVPKQQLLSPEQEKSQYDLHQNSPADIGYRQFLSRLVEPLKGRLSATAKGLDFGCGPGPTISIMMSEAGFSMDNYDPFYANHPDLLERSYDFITSTEVFEHLHHPSEVIPLLINMLKPGGILGIMTKRWVDKEAFSRWHYKNDPTHVCFYSERTFEWLAAQWDLSVEIISADTLFLIKHEA
- a CDS encoding exodeoxyribonuclease VII small subunit — its product is MPEKKASTKKAANVNFESQLQELETIVEQLESGELPLDEALKVFEKGVKLSRQCQQLLADAEQKVTVLMDNQEQAFEVDEP
- a CDS encoding glutamine--tRNA ligase/YqeY domain fusion protein, translated to MSSATDKTTDNVTNSGEKVTPTNFIRNKINEDIANNKNDGRVHTRFPPEPNGYLHVGHAKSICLNFGIARDYDAPCNLRFDDTNPEKESEEFAKAIQEDVRWLGFEWEGDVRHASDYFDQLYAFAEELIRNGKAYVDEQPAEKIAENRGNFQTPGKESPYRDRPAEESLDKFHRMKAGEFADGQMVLRAKIDMSHPNMLMRDPVLYRIKRFHHIRTGDKWCIYPMYDFTHCISDALEGITHSLCTLEFEVNRPLYDWVLDNITIDCHPQQIEFSRLNLAYTITSKRKLTQLVTEKRVDGWDDPRMPTISGMRRRGYTPASIRNFCDAIGISKVNSVTDMTLLEDNVRDDLDKTTKRRMAVLDPIKVIITNYPEDKEEILTGNNHPKFEEMGTRELPFSREVYIDRSDYRESANKKYKRLVKDGEVRLRNAYVIKANEAILDENGEVKELHCTYDPDTLGKNPEGRKVRGVIHWVSAKHAKKATIRLYDRLFNVPNPGAMDNFLEALNPESLEVITAMVEPSLAQANPEDRFQFEREGYFTADRYEFSADNLVFNRTVTLRDSWSDKEANS
- the ispA gene encoding (2E,6E)-farnesyl diphosphate synthase, yielding MTIQQQLEHWQDRISKLLTKSLPSDDTSPQNLHQAMRYGALNGGKRIRPTLVYITGQALGAELSDLDSPALAVELIHCYSLVHDDLPAMDDDDLRRGKPTCHIKFDEATAILAGDALHTQAFEELASHPFSAKAQPQQLQMIQLLAQASGSLGMGGGQAIDLESTSKMIDLATLEQMHRMKTGALIKASVLLGALCAGKLNQQEQGALELYADAIGLAFQVKDDILDIESDTTTLGKPQGSDLAKDKNTYPALLGLDGSKQKLQDLLDLSLQALAKLPYNTESLAELANYIVNRKA
- a CDS encoding DUF4097 family beta strand repeat-containing protein, whose product is MKTLIYTSALVAFSVMGTVSHAEETKSFSQIYDFSATGSVSVENINGSIDVSGWDKDEIALEYVITADNEKDLERIEVVIDHSDKDFDVEVDFKSRGMFSWGSGSGEVDFVLRVPNKAKLNSIDSVNGAITIKNMRSDVQADAVNGQITIEGSSGDVSADTVNGQIVIKMDRLGSSQRVKADSVNGDITLYAPADSSFKLSSETLNGDLSNEFGIEVDEGEYVGADMNGTYNGGGANLSFDTVNGDIELRKN